The DNA region ATTTCCGAAAAATCAGTTGTTTGAACATATTTTGTGTTAGAATAATGCAAAAGACATTTTTTTAGAGATTCAAGGTAATGCTCGATTTTGTTTTTTGAAATTATTTCCGTAGGAAAATAGCAGAATGAACACTTGGAATTACAGAAAGGTATCCACGGCTGTAGCTCTTTTCTTGTTTTACTTACATTTTCTGTTTGTAAAAGTTCTTCAAATTCTTTAAGCGTTTTAGGATTAGCCTCAGGGTAGTCCCTGTATGTGTAGGGAGGCCAATGCATAGACTTTGAATAAAGAACTGTGTTTTGGTTTTTTTTACTTGTCATTCTTTTCCTATTTCCTTAAGGGGTAGTACTATTAATGGATTTTTTTAATAGAAGTTAATAAAATTTTTTAATTTCTTAATAAATGTTATCTTTGTCCGAACAAAAAACTCAACAAATAACTTCAATGGGTGAACATATAGCGTTTTCATCTTTGCTTTTGCTGAAATTGTATTTTTTGGCTATAAAATATTCCTTTGACGTGAGTCCCCCTGTACGCTCGTATGGGGGACGAACGAGTAACGCCACTTCTTGCACTGTTTGTCACGGTGGCGATATAGGGGAACATAGTTTGCTTAAACCAAAAGCTTCGGTAGCAATGTGTAAAGCATTGTAAAAATTAACATAATTTTGTTGGCGTCGGGAGTGGGATTCGAACCCACGCGACCCGTTGGGTCACAGGCTTTCAAGGCCTGCGCGTTATCCGCTCTGCCATCCCGACTTGTAGATTTGTTCATTGGGGTTTGGGGTCTATAAGCTTTTACTAAAGAGTAATCTAAACAAAAAAGGAGGGAAACAAAAAACTGAGGAACTTACTCCTGCAGTTTTTTGAAGGTATCTAGGTGTTCTTCTTCATCGGCTAGAATCTGAGCAAACAACCTGCGGGTGGTGATGTCGTTTTCTTCTGTTGCTACGGTTATGGTTTCTTTGTAAAGGGCTACTGCTTCTTTTTCTGCTGTCTCGTCAAGTTTAAGCATCTCATCAAGCATTGCACCCACAAAAATGGGGTCGTGCTTTATTGTAGGAACCCCACCTAGAGTAGCGAGGCGTTCGGCGATTGCTTCTGCGTGTTTCATTTCGGTTATTGCGATTTCTTTGAAGGTGTCTTCAACCATGGCACCTTTTAGGCCGGTAACCATAACGTGTTGCCACATGTACTGGATGGACACTTGCAGTTCTCTTGCGATTCCTTTGTTCATTAACTCTAACAACTTTTTTGAAGCCATACAAACACTTCCAAAAATGGTTCTCCCACAAAAAATACTCTCAAATGCTCTAATAAACCGTTTCATTATAGACTAAATATCCAACAAAAACCGCAAAACCACATCACCGACATCCTTGATTATTTCCATCTGGTGATACGTCGCAGCCTTAACCCCAACCTTAGACACATGCCGAGCAGGGTCGTACGTTTCCCCCCAAGCCTTTGCAGTCAACTGGAACCCTTCACCAGTTTTTGTGATTTCTGAAACTTCAAAACGAGAATACAACATCTCCTTTAACTCAAACTCCAAGAGCAACTCTTCAAGCCAACTGTACAACAAAGCCTCTTCGTCCGGAGCCTCCAAAACAAATTCTGTCTGCATTTTTTCATCCACCGTTTCAAGAGTCGTCATAACATCCGTAAACGCTAAGCCTGCACTCTCAAAGGCTTCCTCCAAACTAGCCCCGTAAGCTTCAACAAAAGCATCTGCGGTGTGCTCTAAAAACTTGAAACGAGCAGTCATCAAATTAGCTCCATTACTTGTGAGCTAAAGTTTGGTCAAAAATGTTTTGGAACATTCTTAATCACACTAACTAACAAATCAGCAGTTTTCGTGACATCATCCAAATTCATTATACCTGCAGAACTGTGAATATACCGCACCGGAACAGAAACTACCCCACTGGGCACCCCATCCCGGCTCAACGAAATTCTAGCCGCATCTGTTGTACCCTTCCCGCCAGTCTCTAACTGGTAAGGAAGGTTATTTTGTTTCGCAGAATCCACAAGCAACCGCAAAACCTTAGGATGAGTAATCAAACCCCCATCTGCAACCGTCAAAGCCGGACCCCCACCAATCTTGGCAGGAGCATCCCCTTCGATAACCCCAGGTGTATCTCCCGCAACAGTAACATCAACTACCAAACCCAAATCAGGCTCAATACTAAAAGCCGCAATGGTTGCCCCACGCAAACCAACCTCCTCTTGAATGGTGCCAACAGCATAAATGTTACAGTCACAGTTTTGTAGTTGCTTCATAACCTCAACTAAAATGGCACAACCTGCACGGTCGTCAAAGGCTTTACCCAAAACAATATTGTCATTCAGTTTCACAAACTGCACATCAAAACTAACCGCATCTCCCACCTGAACCCCCATATTTTCTGCATCTTTTTTGTCATTAGCCCCAACATCAATAAACAAATGATCGGCATCAATGACCTTTTTGCGTTCATCCTCTTTTTGAATATGAACCGGTTTAGCGCCAATAACCCCAACTAACGGGCCTTTATCTGTGTGAACCACAACCTTTTGCGCAAACAAAACACGGTCGTCGATTCCTCCGACTTTGGTGAACTGTAAAAAGCCTTTCTTTTTGATGTTTTTAACCATCAACCCAACTTCATCCATGTGGGCAGCAAGCATAACCGTCGGGGCACCTGCTTTGCCTTTCTTAAAACCGATAAGGTTCCCTAGTTTGTCTTCTTTTAGTTCATCAACGTAAGGTTTCAAATACTCTTCAAGCAAATCTCGAACTCGCTCTTCACGCCCAGTTACTCCATCAGCGTTACAAAACTTTTCCAGAACCTCAATTAACTTCAAGGCAAATCACATCCTCTAAAAAACAAACCCGCTATATCAAACTATACCTGCAAGGTTATTCTGATAAACTCTATAAGCCAGTAACTGGTTCTTACAAGGAAATGACCACTGACAAACAACACAAGGATTCGATTGTTTTTCCCACGGTTCTGATGGGAGGCTTATTTGTGGTCATCCACCTGTTAGCCATACTAATTACCCAACCCTTTGAAGCAACTGGACTAATAGCTTTTGAAGACAGCAACGACCCCGGAAACTTGCTGGTGTTTTTTGTTATCATGATGGCAGTAACCCTCACCATACTACTAATCGCAAAATACTGGAAAAAAGAATTCATACAAGTCATCATACTGGGCTCCATCTCATATACTGCTTTCTTTGTGTTCTACCCCTTACTAACCTACATCGTATCCCCTGACCTTGCCCTTATCCTTTCCATAACTACCGCAGCCATTCTAGTTATCGCCCTTGTAAAATATCCTGAATGGTACATAATCGACCTAACAGGCATAGTCGTGGGAGTAGGAGCCATCGGAATCTTTGGAATCTCCCTTGGAATCTTTCTGGTAATCGTGCTCCTCATGGGATTGGCAATATACGACGCCATCTCAGTTTACAAAACAAAACACATGATCGACCTCGCAGACGCCGTCATGGACCTTAAACTTCCCGTAATGATGGTGGTTCCCAAAATCCGGCAATATTCGTTAATCAAAGAAACCAAAGGACTCAAAGAAAAAATCGAAGAAAAACAAGAACGAGAAGCTTTCTTCCTTGGGCTAGGCGACATAGTCATGCCCGGAATACTA from Candidatus Bathyarchaeum sp. includes:
- a CDS encoding demethoxyubiquinone hydroxylase family protein, which gives rise to MASKKLLELMNKGIARELQVSIQYMWQHVMVTGLKGAMVEDTFKEIAITEMKHAEAIAERLATLGGVPTIKHDPIFVGAMLDEMLKLDETAEKEAVALYKETITVATEENDITTRRLFAQILADEEEHLDTFKKLQE
- a CDS encoding archease → MTARFKFLEHTADAFVEAYGASLEEAFESAGLAFTDVMTTLETVDEKMQTEFVLEAPDEEALLYSWLEELLLEFELKEMLYSRFEVSEITKTGEGFQLTAKAWGETYDPARHVSKVGVKAATYHQMEIIKDVGDVVLRFLLDI
- a CDS encoding M42 family metallopeptidase — encoded protein: MKLIEVLEKFCNADGVTGREERVRDLLEEYLKPYVDELKEDKLGNLIGFKKGKAGAPTVMLAAHMDEVGLMVKNIKKKGFLQFTKVGGIDDRVLFAQKVVVHTDKGPLVGVIGAKPVHIQKEDERKKVIDADHLFIDVGANDKKDAENMGVQVGDAVSFDVQFVKLNDNIVLGKAFDDRAGCAILVEVMKQLQNCDCNIYAVGTIQEEVGLRGATIAAFSIEPDLGLVVDVTVAGDTPGVIEGDAPAKIGGGPALTVADGGLITHPKVLRLLVDSAKQNNLPYQLETGGKGTTDAARISLSRDGVPSGVVSVPVRYIHSSAGIMNLDDVTKTADLLVSVIKNVPKHF
- a CDS encoding presenilin family intramembrane aspartyl protease, giving the protein MTTDKQHKDSIVFPTVLMGGLFVVIHLLAILITQPFEATGLIAFEDSNDPGNLLVFFVIMMAVTLTILLIAKYWKKEFIQVIILGSISYTAFFVFYPLLTYIVSPDLALILSITTAAILVIALVKYPEWYIIDLTGIVVGVGAIGIFGISLGIFLVIVLLMGLAIYDAISVYKTKHMIDLADAVMDLKLPVMMVVPKIRQYSLIKETKGLKEKIEEKQEREAFFLGLGDIVMPGILVVASFYNIPDNGLLVALSVMIGTLVGFGALMTLVIKGKPQAGLPFLCSGAILGYVISSLILFGELAGLVLPF